From the Microbispora sp. ZYX-F-249 genome, the window CATGAGCCCGCGTCCGCGGGCGCCTGCGACCAGGCCGTCCGCCTCCAGTCCCCGCAGGGCGCCCAGCAGCTTCTCGCCCAGGATGGCCGCCCTGGGGATCAGGCCGTCCCGCTCGATGATCTCCAGCAGGCGGCGGGAGCGGACCATGTCGACCAGGCCGCCGCCCCAGGTGGAGTTGATCCTGCCGCTCACCCGGAACACGTTGTCGGGCACGAGGTCCACCCTGCGGCCCGCCATGATGCCGCCGACCTGGACCTTCTTCGCGAAGGCCACGATGTCGGGGGCCAGTCCCAACTGCTGGTACGCCCAGGGGGTGCCGGTCAGGCCGACGCCGGTCTGCACCTCGTCCACGACGAACAGCGCCTCGTACTCGTGGCAGAGCGCCTGCATCGCCTGGAGGAACTCCGGGCGCATGTGGTTGTCGCCGCCCTCGCCCTGGATCGGCTCGGCGATGAAGCAGGCGATGTCGTGGCGGAACCGCTCGAACGCCTCCCTGGCCTGCGCCAGGGCGCGCTTCTCGGCCCGTTCGACGTTCCCGAGGTGGATGGCGGGAACGTCGATGCGCGGCCAGCAGAACCGGGGAAACCTGTCGGTCTTGACCGGGTCGGTGTTGGTGAGCGAGAGCGTGTAGCCGCCCCGGCCGTGGAAGGCCCGGGTGAGGTGGAGGACGCGGGTGCCGAGTCCGGGGTGGCGGCCGTGGGCCTCATTCCAGCGGCTCTTCCAGTCGAAGGCGCACTTGAGCGCGTTCTCCACGGCCGCCGACCCGCCTTCGACGAAGAACAGGTGCGGCAGTTCGGGGTCGCCGAGCACGCGCCGGAACGTCTCCACGAACTCGGCGAGGTGGACGGTGTACATGTCGGAGTTGGCCGGCTTGTTGGCCGCCACCCGGCCGAGCAGTGCCACGAAGTCCGGGTCGTCGGCGAACGGGTTCACCCCGAGCGGCGACGACGCGAAGAACGTGTAGAAGTCGAGATACCTCCGGTCGTCGCGGGCGTCGACCAGCCAGGAGCCGGCGCTTCTGTCCAGGTCGAGCACAAGACGGTAACCGTCGACGAGCAGGTGCCGTGCGAGGGCGTCGTGTACGGCGGTGGGGTCCATTTCGCCTCCGCGTCATACTGGGAAACGAGATGATTCCCTCACACACGGCCATCTATGTGAATAGTTTTCGCCCAGATAGCACCTGTGGAGGACATCTTTCAGTCCGTAAGGGAAGGTTCGGCGTCCGAGAAGCTCATCACGGGCGGCCTGCGGGTGAACATCCTCGTCAGCGCGAGGAGGTAGCCGAGGCCCACCGCCATCCAGATCAGCCCCACCGTGAACGTGATGCCCGAGAGGCTGGTCCACAACCAGATCGTCAGCGCGAAGCCCACCAGCGGGACCAGGCCGTACCGGACCAGGTCGGCGGCCGACCGGCGCCGCTCGTCGACCAGGTAGTGCTTGACGACCGTGAGGTTCACCATGGAGAAGGCGATGAGCGCGCCGAAGTTGACCATGACGACGGCGTTGTCCAGGCTGATGAACAGCGCGACGAGCGAGACCGCCGACACCACGGCGGTGGCGACGGCCGGGGTGCGGAAGCGCGGGTGCAGCCGGGCGAACGCCGCGCGGGGCAGCACGCCGTCGCGGCCCATCGAGTAGAGGATCCGCGAGACGCTCGCCTGCGTGGCCATGGCCGATCCGAAGGCGCCGACCACGTAGATCGCGACGAAGATCGTCTCGAACGCGGCGCCGCCGAGCGCCGCCATGATGTCCACACCGGCCGTGTCGGCGTCGGCGAAGTCGTCGTAGCCGGGGTGGACGAGGCTGCCCATCCACGCGACCAGGACGAACAGCAGGCCGCCGAGGAGCGTGGTGAGCACGATGGCGCGCGGGATCGCCCGGCGGGGCTCCCTCGCCTCCTCCGACAGGGTGGAGACGGCGTCGAACCCGAGGAAGCTCAGCGCCAGGATCGCCGCCCCCGCGAACACGCCCTGCCCGGGAGTGAAGGAGGCGAAGGGCGACGCCGCGGGGTGACCGGCGAGGTGCTTCAGCGACAGCGCGACGAACACCGCGACCAGCACCACCGACAGCCCGACGACCAGGACGCTGACCCGGTTCATCACGGTGATGCCGAGGATGTTGAGCACGAGCACCAGCAGCAGCGCTCCCAGAGTGAAGATCCACTGGGGCACCCCGGGGAACTGGCTGTTCAGGTAGATCCCGATGAGCAGGAAGTTGACCATCGGCAGGAACAGGTAGTCCAGCATGAGCGTCCAGCCGGTCATGAAGCCGACATGGCCGCCGAAGGTCTGCTGGGTGTAGGTGTAGGCGGACCCGGCGGTGGGGTACGCCCTGGCCATCCTGCCGTAGCTGAACGCCGTGAACAGCATGACCACGAGGGCGACCACGTAGGCCGCGGGCAGGTGGCCCTCGGTGACCTGGGTGACGGCTCCGTACGTCGTGAAGACGGCCACC encodes:
- the lat gene encoding L-lysine 6-transaminase; this encodes MDPTAVHDALARHLLVDGYRLVLDLDRSAGSWLVDARDDRRYLDFYTFFASSPLGVNPFADDPDFVALLGRVAANKPANSDMYTVHLAEFVETFRRVLGDPELPHLFFVEGGSAAVENALKCAFDWKSRWNEAHGRHPGLGTRVLHLTRAFHGRGGYTLSLTNTDPVKTDRFPRFCWPRIDVPAIHLGNVERAEKRALAQAREAFERFRHDIACFIAEPIQGEGGDNHMRPEFLQAMQALCHEYEALFVVDEVQTGVGLTGTPWAYQQLGLAPDIVAFAKKVQVGGIMAGRRVDLVPDNVFRVSGRINSTWGGGLVDMVRSRRLLEIIERDGLIPRAAILGEKLLGALRGLEADGLVAGARGRGLMCAFDVPDPGGLVARLREEHAILVLRCGERSVRLRPALSVQPDELEYGLAGLRAALLGAGRSLS
- a CDS encoding APC family permease; translated protein: MTQPAGLKRVLGVPGLTLFGLTYLAPVAVFTTYGAVTQVTEGHLPAAYVVALVVMLFTAFSYGRMARAYPTAGSAYTYTQQTFGGHVGFMTGWTLMLDYLFLPMVNFLLIGIYLNSQFPGVPQWIFTLGALLLVLVLNILGITVMNRVSVLVVGLSVVLVAVFVALSLKHLAGHPAASPFASFTPGQGVFAGAAILALSFLGFDAVSTLSEEAREPRRAIPRAIVLTTLLGGLLFVLVAWMGSLVHPGYDDFADADTAGVDIMAALGGAAFETIFVAIYVVGAFGSAMATQASVSRILYSMGRDGVLPRAAFARLHPRFRTPAVATAVVSAVSLVALFISLDNAVVMVNFGALIAFSMVNLTVVKHYLVDERRRSAADLVRYGLVPLVGFALTIWLWTSLSGITFTVGLIWMAVGLGYLLALTRMFTRRPPVMSFSDAEPSLTD